In Lytechinus variegatus isolate NC3 chromosome 6, Lvar_3.0, whole genome shotgun sequence, the DNA window acactttgtaattccgaaggttctttattccgaaggctcgtaaTTCCGacacacgtaaattgcctatatctcgatgttcgttaatccgaaaacgtaaaagggttcgttaattcgaacatttgtggcgttattccgaaggttcgataatccaaaaatgaaataaggtttgttgttacgaaggttcgttaatgaaaaataaaaacgaaataaggttcattgttccgaaggttcgttagtccgaaaacgaaataaggttcgttaataattttgttttcggactaacgcacctttggaattacgaacctcacttcgttttcggagtaaagaaccttcggaattacaaacctatatcgttttcggactaatgaaccttcggaattacgagccttcggaaatacgaaccttcagaatgacgaaccttcgaaataacgaagctttggaattacgaatgtatgcgcagtGGAacaaccaaatacagagactgaagctatTGGTCTAGGCTTGCAAGTACCTTAAATTGgtaagtttatttttatttggaagAACTATATAAAAGGGCAGCTGATTGTTTTTCATGGAATTGCCAGGTGCGATCACTTTAAAAGTCAAGTTGTTCTACATGTACCCTTTTCAATCATATCTACACTCTCAATTAGTGAAAATATCAGTAATGATGCATTGCAACAATTTGGTCAAAAGCTAATCACAGAAGCAAAAGAATAGCTAACTTTTTACAAATCCAtcgtaaagaaaataaaaaaatacttactTCATATTGTAACTGCGTAACCCGCATGTATTTTCTAATGATGTAGTGTTTCTCTTCCAGGCCAAACGGCTCCCTTAGTATCGTAAATTTCCACGTCCACCGAGCGTACCAGTAGAAATATTTTGCTATTGTGACGGGAAGCAGTATCAACTGGACCCATAAAACATCTGTAATTTTTGGTTTACTGTATCCtcccctgtaaaaaaaaaaattaggtgaAGAAAAGTACTGTTAATTGTTTGCCCACCTCAGAcataatgggtgatttcaagtttggtgttctCCGTcagggagaggaaatgttatattcaaactctaggtaggcaatatctgtataataatCCTCACCGTATATCAGCATTTTCTTCTACTACTTGTCTTAAAATTTGTTCCTCTTCTTCTCGCATAGCTTCCTGTAATAACAAAGAGAAGATATAAACacaaaaagttttgaaattcaaacatacCTTTAAACAATTTCTGGGGGTGTTATGGAAAATCGCAAAATGCTCCGATAAGAAACTGCATGGGGTGGTACCCTCCCCTACTCTTGAGTaatgaatttaaaagaaaagaaagaagagggggGGAGCACAAAGAGGGAAAACAGGAGAGTAAAAAGGGATGTGTTCATGTGTGTCAgtgttttatatttgtgttccaaaatgtgaacacactttTGGACATACTGTAACTCTGCATTACttctttaatttaattttcttaataggtgcttaccccctcccccctcccatGTAAAATGCCCAGGCACTGCCCCTTCCAAAAGGACATTATTTTCAGAGACATAGCAAATCCactttgcaaaaaaatattgtggGAAAGCAGCTCGCTcatttaaagggatgatccgggctgaaaatatttatattcttatacatagagtagaattccctgagcaaaatgcagaaaatttcatcaaaatcgggtaacaaatgacaaagttatagaattttagagtttagcaatattttgtgaaaacagtcgtcatgaatattcattaggtgggccgatgatgtcacatctccacttgttcttttgcacTTTATTACTTgatattaggtttattcaaagttttccctccaagaactagaaaaatttgattgataACTGATTTAATAGTGCATTAGATATCTATTGctgtaacttatttcattataagggtgacatattattcacacaagtatgaaataatgaaaaatattatttcatgtaataacataagaaaacggaaagtggagatgtaacatcatcagcccacctaatgaatattcatgacgactgttttcacaaaatattgctaaactttaaactttaaataacttcattatttattattcgattttgatgaaaatttaggcattttgctcagtgaattctactctatgtattaagatataaatattttcagcctggaccatccctttaagtagTCATATTACATTTTTCTGCTTACTAGCCAATGACCCATGATTCTCAGTGATATTTTGGTGTTTTGACAAAGCCCAGCAATATCTGATGCAAAATCATGATTGAAATATTCCATTATGTGGATAAGGGATGTGCTATTCCTGAACATCAAGAAGCGttttaatataatttgaatATGTAAATGTCGCTAATAGGCCAATAACTAGTTTGCTATAACTAGTTTTTGAcccagagggtcgtgtgttcgaatcccaccatggcctagcgtcctttggcaaggcgtcaatccacaatttgccactctccacccaggtgtaaaatgggtaccggtaggatgtgaaagtctatgtagtatgcctagcaattgagtcttggaactctagTTGggatgctccccagggagtggagaaggtgtatacattgtatgcgggcatgcaaggatccgatgaccggggtaatagtctatctgtaaagcgcttaatagagacgtcgttccgatgtgttaagcgctatataaatgtggaaattatttattattattactgtatcACGACCTACGCAACTCATTATATTCTGAAGCCCTAATGATCAAAGCCCAGTCCTACaaaaagttacaattgatctgatAATCTTAAACTATAcggaaatccaacaatgtcatGATTGTTTTCTCCAGTAAATTTGCGTAATGTCCTTTGTTAAGagagagaagcacactgaattttcaacaaCGAAACTATAATCGCTCTAGataacattttgaacaaacatgcattatagatgttgacgttgctggctttccatagttttggTTGATCGGTTCAatcgtaaatctttgtaagacggggccctgctcttgttcttcaaattggcaactgtaaTTCACATACAATACCACTTGGTCATACCTTGCTTTTCCTCCCTCGTTTTCTGACCGAGTCATTCAGTAAACCTTGCTTTTTGGCAATATCCTGTGCctacaaacaaaacaataaagtaCATTTAAGATAactgccagttgtggtaacaatctaaATATGAGAATGAAcaggataaaataaaatttatgaaaaactaAGTGTTTGTACACATGAATAAAGAATAAGTGCCTATGGGCTCTGAGAAAATCTGTGTAATtactgagaaatgagcaaaataaacacaaaaattcTGGACATAAAATGTTGGGTATTTGACCAAGCAATagtaatacactgtcccacatatgcatCTTTGTGTATTATCGGTTTTCAGATTATTCCTGATTTCACACAGATAAGCTTctttcaatgtaccagatctagatctgtGATAATATGGTGGTTATTAACCttcaattgattttaaagacttaaTACTCATGACTGTTTGCTGCAGCTACTTTTTTAACCTTAAcacaaaataaacatgataaaaatatatagacaTTTAGCTATAACTTCAAGATAGTTCTACAATATTTCAGAAGGGCAGATTATTTGAAACGGGCCAATCTCTTCTACAACACCCTTGATTCTTAATGATAAATCTACAATGTTTAGGTTTGTGTCTATCATCAAAGTTGTGATGCCtgatttttacatgattttcaGAAGTAATGTTACACAACATTGTGAAAGTGCATGCTAGACCAAATATTGCtcaaaagcatgattttaaGTGAAAATCTGATGCAAATTTTAATTCAAGCAACAATTTTTTAATCCCATCAGTGTTCCTGACAAGAATAATggcactgaaaaaaaaaaagtgttctATAGTTTGCTGTAAAGGCTAACACAAGTATCGACTCaacattatcatattttgacaCTATTTCTTTATTAACACTTACCCTAAGTCTGTATTTTGGAACAGTAACCAGATACTTTATAGCAGTATTATACCTAGACCACCAACTAAAATACTGcaaaggaaaaaagaatgaaaatgccTTAAATGCTACGGTTAGAATGAGACTATACAGAGGGTAGTTTGAAgttggtgttgagagcgtgAAAATGCTGCTGAACAGAGCTCCAACACCGAGCTGGGTTTAGAGGAATGATACCAATCGCGATATCGATAGCACATAACGTCATGCCTTAGCACTGCGCTGCCGATCATTTCAACTGTACGCAAGAAAGAATCAACGTCAAAAGATAATAATGTTACATTTTATCAAACTGTATAAAGCTGTTTTGCATTTAACTGTAAAAGCTAATTTTACATGTTTCATCCCGTTTGCTTCCTTTTCGTGAACTGCAGAttatcaacaccaacaccgaacttgaaatcataattattccaATACCTAGGTGTATGGGAAACTACACATAGATCGGCACCACCAGCTGCAGTGCTTGGTTCAGTAAACAACATTTAACACACGCTCAACCAAGAACTGCCGGAAGTGCGTCATAATTTCAGtggtcaatcccaacaccagcatCATTGCAAGTAGTGTTGTGGCTGATGTTGGTATTGTCACAACACCAACCCAAGATTTTGACACtatacttgaaatcacccattgcaTCACACAAAAAGGGAAACTCATCTTCAGAGGTAGATATCACAATTATCTAATTGTTCAGAATATAAATTTAacatagagtaaaaaaaaaatctctttgaTCTGAAACCAAATACTTCTCGAGTTATAACAATTTTGAATGATTGCAAACCTTCATTTTGGAGTAAAAGCCAAAAATAAGTTTTAAACCGTAGTCAATTGTATTATTGCTATGATGATAGCATAGCAACAGATTTGAAAGTAATTGTaaaatgatttagaacattacagaGAATGATATTCCATGTCTTAATatcagcatcaaattctactacgttcTGTTCCCAAATCGGATCACAGACCAATTAATTGCAAAGTGTGCGGTGGTCTTTCGAGCACTCAGCCACAGCACAAACAACATACCTGTATTGCAGAGACGACACTGATGGAGACAGCGATGACGATCCTTACATCAACCTTCGGTGCTACCCTGCGTCTGTAATATCTGTAGTAATGTCTATAAACCTCATCTGtaaacaaataacaagaaatatcatttgtgatggtgtagtggttcagtCACTTGACTCTTAAACCAAGGGTtgagggttcaaatcccacccaAGGCTGATGTCCTTTGAAGAGGCACTTATCCACGTTTGTCACTCTCCACTCaagtgttaaatgggtacccagtaggatgtgaACATCTATGGATTGGATTGGCACGTGTGCACCGATAAGCAGTTGCCTGGCCAGGATACTCCCCGAgagtggagatggtgcactTTATGTGTGGAATAGTCGTGGATCCAATAACCAGGgtaataaaaatagtaataggcatttatttagcgccatctatctagaaataatctattctgaGGCACATTGCTGTTATCATTtataccccggctttagctcgagctgccttccagcgctcagtgcattcaaggaattaatcctgcctagtacccattcacctcacctgggttcagtgcagcacaatgtcagcaaatttcttgctgaaggaaaacatgcaatggatgggattcaaacccatgtccctctgattgaaagacaataGTCATAACCACTAGTAGACCATGAAACTTATTAAAatgattatcatcaatattcttCTTAAAATTTCAACTAGttataataatttttgtatgATTCCATGGAGACTTTGACAACTGCAATACCTTTCTTTGGTCTTGTTTACCAGGAAAGATAAGGCCTATTTGCTGCATTGATTCTCACAAGCTGAACATTACCCAACATCAACTCAAGGCATAATTTTAGAAGAACTAGCACCTTACAGGAATCCCAAATAACTTTATAAAGACTGTAAAACTATAAAAACTGCGACATTAACAAATTTGGGAATTTTGCAAGCAGTAAAAGGTTTTTACCTGGATTGTCCAGCATGTAATCATAATCTTTTCGCTGCTCCTCATCCCGCAAGATTTCGTAGGCAGTGGCTATTGCTTGGAATCGTTCTTCGGCACCAGCATCCTACACATAAGAAAGGAACAACACCtttgagatatacatgtagatgtaggtCAGGGgcacgtttcataaagagttgcaactgttgtGACTTTGCtgttatggcaactaccatggtaaccttgattttgattggctgctgagcactgttgccatggtagtagccataatggcaaagttacaacagtcgCCT includes these proteins:
- the LOC121416461 gene encoding dnaJ homolog subfamily C member 25 homolog isoform X3, with the protein product MGFTVAKKIVTTSEIAKNYRQLARKYHPDKNKDAGAEERFQAIATAYEILRDEEQRKDYDYMLDNPDEVYRHYYRYYRRRVAPKVDVRIVIAVSISVVSAIQYFSWWSRYNTAIKYLVTVPKYRLRAQDIAKKQGLLNDSVRKRGRKSKEAMREEEEQILRQVVEENADIRGGYSKPKITDVLWVQLILLPVTIAKYFYWYARWTWKFTILREPFGLEEKHYIIRKYMRVTQLQYEGIEEAEKEMFLKRELWIPENFKVYKQEKEEQMKADLAENSRYKSYRRYMKNHGTGRMTFQE
- the LOC121416461 gene encoding dnaJ homolog subfamily C member 25 homolog isoform X1; translated protein: MAPYSGIVILISVFVTFHCCDAMIDGLYCGKENCYDVLGVSKDAEKSEIAKNYRQLARKYHPDKNKDAGAEERFQAIATAYEILRDEEQRKDYDYMLDNPDEVYRHYYRYYRRRVAPKVDVRIVIAVSISVVSAIQYFSWWSRYNTAIKYLVTVPKYRLRAQDIAKKQGLLNDSVRKRGRKSKEAMREEEEQILRQVVEENADIRGGYSKPKITDVLWVQLILLPVTIAKYFYWYARWTWKFTILREPFGLEEKHYIIRKYMRVTQLQYEGIEEAEKEMFLKRELWIPENFKVYKQEKEEQMKADLAENSRYKSYRRYMKNHGTGRMTFQE
- the LOC121416461 gene encoding dnaJ homolog subfamily C member 25 homolog isoform X2, whose product is MAPYSGIVILISVFVTFHCCDAMIDGLYCGKENCYDVLGVSKDAEKSEIAKNYRQLARKYHPDKNKDAGAEERFQAIATAYEILRDEEQRKDYDYMLDNPDEVYRHYYRYYRRRVAPKVDVRIVIAVSISVVSAIQAQDIAKKQGLLNDSVRKRGRKSKEAMREEEEQILRQVVEENADIRGGYSKPKITDVLWVQLILLPVTIAKYFYWYARWTWKFTILREPFGLEEKHYIIRKYMRVTQLQYEGIEEAEKEMFLKRELWIPENFKVYKQEKEEQMKADLAENSRYKSYRRYMKNHGTGRMTFQE